Proteins from a genomic interval of Syngnathus typhle isolate RoL2023-S1 ecotype Sweden linkage group LG15, RoL_Styp_1.0, whole genome shotgun sequence:
- the cxadr gene encoding coxsackievirus and adenovirus receptor homolog, which translates to MEAPNVCLWYLLISILGGLTIGLEITSTGPTSIEKASGETVKLECMFTLSPEDSGPLDIEWSRLSPDNQKEDKVVILYSADRAYEDYPAMKGRVHFNSADPKNGDASINLTGLKSSDSGTFQCKVKKAPGIRGRKMLLIVMVKPSKPRCYAEGQTQEGKDIVLRCTSNEGTQPMQYGWEKTSNGKVLPASGVLDPVGGTLNVRNASASASGTYRCSATNRVGSEDCILYLNVTPPPNTAGIIAGSIILVLLILIIIAIILFCCCRARHRKKYEKEICNEIREDVPPPKSRVSTARSFTVGSQRSSLGSMSPSNLHEYALKPQYDKIPSSEEDRPPSHTPLPPPTAPRMAGPNLSRMGAIPVMIPAQNRDGSIV; encoded by the exons ATGGAGGCACCTAACGTCTGCTTGTGGTATTTGCTGATCAGCATTTTAGGGG GTTTGACCATTGGACTGGAGATAACATCCACAGGGCCGACATCCATCGAGAAAGCCAGCGGTGAAACCGTAAAGCTAGAATGCATGTTTACTTTAAGCCCTGAGGATTCTGGACCGTTGGATATTGAATGGAGCCGTCTGTCGCCAGACAACCAGAAGGAGGACAAAGTG GTGATCCTGTACTCGGCCGACAGGGCCTACGAGGACTATCCCGCTATGAAGGGGCGAGTACACTTCAATTCAGCCGACCCCAAAAACGGAGATGCCTCCATCAACCTGACAGGCCTGAAGTCGTCGGACTCTGGCACTTTCCAGTGTAAAGTGAAGAAGGCTCCTGGCATTCGTGGCAGAAAGATGCTGCTGATTGTCATGG TTAAGCCATCCAAGCCCAGGTGCTATGCTGAAGGACAGACACAGGAGGGCAAAGACATTGTTCTCCGGTGTACCTCCAACGAGGGCACCCAACCCATGCAATACGGCTGGGAGAAGACCAGTAATGGAAAAGTGCTGCCTGCTTCCGGTGTGCTAG ACCCAGTGGGAGGTACCCTTAATGTGAGGAACGCATCTGCCAGCGCATCTGGCACATACCGCTGCTCCGCCACCAACCGGGTCGGAAGCGAGGACTGTATACTCTATCTCAATGTCACGCCTC CTCCCAATACCGCCGGCATCATCGCAGGATCCATAATTCTTGTACTGCTGATCCTCATCATTATCGCCATCATACTCTTCTGCTGTTGCCGTGCCCGACACAGGAAGAAGTATGAGAAGGAAATCTGCAATGAGATAAG AGAGGACGTTCCTCCCCCCAAGAGTCGCGTTTCAACGGCGCGTAGCTTCACAGTGGGTAGCCAGCGTTCCTCTCTCGGCTCCATGTCACCTTCCAACCTGCACGAGTACGCCCTGAAACCCCAGTATGACAAGATCCCCTCGTCGGAGGAAGACAGACCTCCAAGCCACACCCCTTTGCCCCCACCCACCGCTCCCAGGATGGCGGGCCCCAACCTCAGTCGCATGGGGGCCATCCCCGTCATGATCCCTGCCCAGAACAGGGACGGCTCCATCGTTTAA